A section of the Leptotrichia sp. HSP-342 genome encodes:
- a CDS encoding lipopolysaccharide biosynthesis protein, whose protein sequence is MDNKNQQIIDASMIIKIIYKNKFLIALTTIIVVILSTAFVFVNKSFKSDITLYGNDKVLTEIGENSQFSLNSFDFYSYLKKNSKTLRNVNFPEDKFFKEMTTRLTAQSENNDPTVKVKFTTNNKAEGENFAKEYPILAQGYLLERKNNFLDKQIKLLEQQYSFLTKNIDVRTTKDSLTDTLVSRLAYYRLLKNDSNPVVKYVNSVTKPALNKKLVIAGSLFLGLFLGILIAFMKEFSTTLDWEDIKKRKN, encoded by the coding sequence ATGGATAATAAAAATCAACAAATAATTGACGCCAGTATGATAATTAAAATTATTTATAAAAATAAATTTTTAATCGCTTTAACTACGATAATAGTTGTGATACTATCTACAGCTTTTGTTTTTGTGAACAAATCCTTTAAATCAGACATTACACTTTATGGAAATGATAAAGTACTTACTGAAATTGGAGAAAACTCACAATTTTCACTAAATTCCTTTGACTTTTACTCATACTTGAAAAAAAATTCAAAAACTTTGAGAAATGTGAATTTTCCAGAGGATAAATTCTTTAAGGAAATGACAACAAGATTAACAGCACAGTCAGAAAATAATGATCCAACAGTAAAAGTAAAATTCACTACAAATAACAAGGCTGAAGGAGAAAATTTTGCAAAAGAGTATCCAATACTTGCACAAGGCTATCTGCTTGAAAGAAAAAACAATTTTTTGGATAAACAAATAAAATTATTAGAGCAACAATATAGCTTTTTAACAAAAAACATTGATGTGCGGACTACAAAAGACTCTTTAACAGACACATTAGTATCAAGATTAGCATATTACCGTCTATTAAAAAATGACTCAAATCCAGTTGTTAAATATGTAAATTCTGTAACAAAACCTGCATTAAATAAAAAGCTGGTTATAGCTGGTTCATTATTCTTAGGATTATTTTTAGGAATTCTGATTGCATTTATGAAAGAATTTTCTACTACATTAGACTGGGAAGACATTAAAAAAAGAAAAAATTAA
- a CDS encoding pyridoxal phosphate-dependent aminotransferase: protein MYINPIIEGIEISDIRKIHERLVNYKNVINMTIGEPDIDVPQEVKETVAYHALNSRIKYSPVGGMPELREKIAKYYNENFSGNYNAQNVLVTVGSTEGLASVLKTILAKDDEVIIPTPAYVGYEPLITISEAKTKFIDLEENNFVLTKEILEKKITDKTKLIILTYPNNPSGITLEEEEMVKIVKFLKDKNIYLISDEIYAAITFEKFTSFAKFFDEFKEQLIIINGFSKSHSMTGYRLGYIIADEKLQNQVKKVSQYNVTSASTLSQYGAIAALDKCSDTTKISEIYKKRVEYFVNRLEKLGFECLKPKGAFYVFATYKNIEKFKNMKSFDFVLDLLEKTELAIVPGITFQVEGYVRFSIVHDIPVLEEAIKRLEKYIKEK from the coding sequence ATGTATATAAATCCAATTATTGAAGGAATTGAAATTTCTGATATTAGAAAAATTCATGAAAGATTAGTAAATTATAAAAATGTGATAAATATGACAATTGGGGAGCCTGATATCGATGTTCCGCAGGAAGTGAAGGAAACTGTGGCGTATCATGCCTTAAATAGCAGAATAAAATATTCTCCTGTGGGAGGTATGCCAGAATTAAGAGAAAAGATTGCCAAATATTATAACGAGAATTTTTCAGGAAACTATAACGCTCAAAATGTTTTGGTGACAGTCGGTTCTACGGAAGGGCTTGCTTCGGTTTTGAAAACAATTTTGGCAAAAGATGATGAAGTGATTATTCCAACACCTGCGTATGTGGGATATGAGCCATTGATTACGATTTCTGAGGCGAAAACTAAATTTATTGACTTGGAAGAAAATAATTTTGTGTTGACAAAAGAAATTTTAGAAAAAAAAATTACTGATAAGACTAAATTAATAATTTTGACATATCCGAATAATCCATCTGGAATTACGCTTGAAGAAGAAGAAATGGTTAAAATTGTGAAATTTTTGAAAGATAAAAATATTTATTTGATAAGTGATGAAATTTATGCAGCGATTACTTTTGAGAAATTTACTTCCTTTGCAAAATTTTTTGATGAATTTAAGGAACAGCTAATTATAATTAATGGATTTTCAAAATCGCATTCAATGACAGGCTACAGACTAGGCTATATTATTGCCGATGAAAAATTACAGAATCAAGTGAAGAAAGTCAGTCAGTACAACGTGACAAGTGCCTCAACATTGTCACAATATGGAGCAATTGCTGCTCTTGACAAATGTTCTGATACAACGAAAATTTCTGAAATTTATAAAAAAAGAGTGGAATATTTTGTAAACAGACTAGAAAAATTAGGTTTTGAATGTTTAAAACCTAAAGGGGCATTTTATGTTTTTGCAACTTACAAGAATATTGAGAAGTTTAAAAATATGAAATCATTTGATTTTGTTCTTGATTTACTGGAAAAGACGGAACTTGCGATTGTACCTGGAATTACATTTCAAGTGGAGGGGTATGTAAGATTTTCAATTGTGCATGATATTCCAGTATTGGAAGAGGCTATAAAGAGGTTGGAAAAGTATATAAAAGAGAAGTAA
- the rplM gene encoding 50S ribosomal protein L13 encodes MSKYTVMQKKEEVVRNWYEIDAEGKVLGKLATEIAVRLMGKHKPSYTPHVDGGDFVIITNADKIAVTGNKLLDKKYYRHSGYPGGLRVRSLEEMLQKQPTEVIRKAVERMLPKNKLGSQMINRLRLFTGSEHTHTAQKPERIEL; translated from the coding sequence GTGAGTAAATACACTGTAATGCAAAAAAAAGAAGAAGTTGTAAGAAATTGGTATGAGATAGATGCAGAAGGAAAAGTGCTTGGAAAATTAGCCACTGAAATCGCAGTAAGATTAATGGGTAAACACAAACCAAGCTATACACCACACGTTGATGGAGGAGATTTTGTTATCATTACAAATGCTGATAAAATCGCTGTAACAGGAAATAAATTATTAGACAAGAAATATTACAGACATAGTGGATATCCAGGTGGATTGAGAGTAAGAAGTTTAGAAGAAATGTTACAAAAACAACCTACTGAAGTAATCAGAAAAGCTGTAGAAAGAATGTTACCTAAAAATAAATTAGGAAGCCAAATGATTAACAGATTGAGATTATTCACAGGATCTGAGCATACACATACAGCACAAAAACCAGAAAGAATAGAGTTATAG
- the nagE gene encoding N-acetylglucosamine-specific PTS transporter subunit IIBC — MMKYLQKIGKSLMLPVAVLPAAAILLGIGYRLDPVGWGANSPTAAFLIKSGASILENIPILFAVGIAVGMSKEKDGSAALSGLVGFLVITTLLSKDSVAVLTKVDVDKVPLAFGKINNAFIGILSGIIAAEIFNRFHKTQLPMAFAFFSGKRLVPILTSAVMLILSPVLFFVWPIIFGALVTLGETFLKLGPLGAGIFGFFNRLLIPLGLHHALNAVFWFDIAGINDIKNFLGGTGVKGITGMYQAGFFPIMMFGLPAAAFAMYQEAKPERKKQIASLMLAAGVTSFVTGVTEPLEFAFMFVAPLLYGVHALLTGLSLFIASMFHWTAGFGFSAGLIDFSLTSGMPMANNPFMLLVLGLGFGVAYYLLFKVLIKTFNLKTPGREEEDNEEELKIETSNNSHTEVATIIYEALGGKDNVVSIDNCATRLRLEVKDSTLVDDKKIKKVAAGIIKPSKTDVQVIIGPLVEFVANEMKKL, encoded by the coding sequence ATGATGAAGTATTTACAGAAAATTGGTAAATCACTTATGTTGCCAGTTGCAGTATTACCAGCTGCAGCAATACTTTTAGGAATAGGTTACAGACTTGATCCTGTTGGTTGGGGAGCAAACAGTCCTACAGCAGCTTTCCTAATAAAATCAGGAGCTTCCATATTGGAGAATATTCCTATATTATTTGCAGTCGGAATAGCAGTTGGAATGTCTAAAGAGAAGGATGGTTCTGCGGCATTATCAGGATTAGTAGGCTTCTTAGTAATAACTACATTATTATCAAAAGATTCCGTTGCAGTTTTGACAAAAGTGGATGTAGACAAAGTTCCTTTAGCTTTTGGAAAAATAAATAATGCATTTATAGGAATATTATCAGGAATAATAGCTGCTGAAATATTCAACAGATTCCATAAGACACAGTTGCCAATGGCTTTTGCATTTTTCAGTGGTAAAAGACTAGTTCCAATATTGACATCAGCCGTAATGCTTATCTTATCTCCTGTATTATTCTTTGTATGGCCTATAATATTTGGAGCATTAGTAACTTTAGGAGAAACATTTTTAAAACTAGGACCTTTAGGAGCTGGAATATTTGGATTCTTTAACAGACTATTAATTCCTCTAGGATTACACCACGCATTAAATGCAGTTTTCTGGTTTGATATAGCAGGAATAAACGATATTAAAAACTTCCTTGGCGGAACAGGAGTAAAAGGTATAACAGGAATGTATCAGGCAGGATTCTTCCCTATTATGATGTTTGGACTGCCAGCAGCCGCATTTGCAATGTATCAGGAAGCTAAACCTGAGAGAAAGAAACAAATTGCATCTTTAATGTTAGCAGCAGGAGTTACTTCGTTTGTAACAGGAGTGACAGAACCTCTTGAATTTGCATTTATGTTTGTAGCACCTTTATTGTATGGAGTTCATGCACTTTTAACAGGATTAAGCTTATTTATAGCATCAATGTTCCACTGGACAGCTGGATTTGGATTTAGTGCAGGACTTATTGACTTTTCACTAACTTCAGGAATGCCAATGGCTAACAATCCATTTATGTTATTAGTTCTAGGACTTGGATTTGGAGTAGCTTATTATCTGTTGTTTAAAGTACTGATAAAAACCTTTAATTTAAAAACACCTGGAAGAGAAGAAGAGGATAATGAAGAAGAATTAAAAATAGAAACTTCAAATAATAGTCATACAGAAGTAGCTACAATCATATATGAAGCATTAGGTGGAAAAGATAATGTAGTTTCCATAGATAACTGTGCTACACGATTAAGACTAGAAGTAAAAGATTCAACTTTAGTAGATGATAAAAAAATTAAAAAAGTTGCAGCAGGAATTATAAAACCTTCTAAAACAGATGTTCAGGTAATTATTGGTCCATTGGTTGAATTTGTTGCAAATGAAATGAAAAAATTATAA
- the rlmD gene encoding 23S rRNA (uracil(1939)-C(5))-methyltransferase RlmD, whose amino-acid sequence MEKTEKKSLKKGDLIQLKIVNLDTKGRAYGFFDQNKIYVNINAAENQVVEGIFVKRRRKYELIHCKIIDFAGRQNVIYDDIARQNGGCNYQYYTYDEQLEIKSGHIKKELDKIIKYDYIFEEPVRSVKPDKYRNKMEFSFGNAIKGGPIILGLHKQNSFHDIVEVDGLKLMDDNFNKIYVFCNEFCKKTGFDFYHRLDHIGFFRNLVIRKAEFTKQILVNIVTTTQISEIEKKKFQKEFKEGLLALNLDDDFKITGILHTFNDNFSDMVISESETILYGKRDLTEKIFGLKFKISPYSFFQTNSQTVEKLYGKVLTYLEEIENIKIDEATVFDLFSGTGTIGQIVSKKAKQVYGIELVPEAVEKANENTKLNNIQNAHFIAGDVFVKLDEFDNDGIKPDILILDPPRAGVGEKTITKLVKYNTKNIIYVSCNPKTLMTNLIKFGEFGYRLVRCSVVDMFPVTPHLEVVCLLEKVEQQ is encoded by the coding sequence ATGGAAAAAACGGAAAAGAAAAGTTTGAAAAAAGGAGACTTGATACAGTTAAAAATTGTAAATCTCGATACTAAGGGCAGAGCCTATGGCTTTTTTGATCAAAATAAAATTTATGTGAATATTAATGCTGCAGAAAATCAAGTTGTTGAGGGAATTTTTGTAAAAAGACGGAGAAAGTATGAGCTGATACATTGTAAAATTATTGACTTTGCTGGAAGGCAAAATGTGATATATGATGATATTGCAAGACAAAATGGAGGCTGTAACTATCAGTATTACACCTATGATGAGCAGCTTGAAATAAAGTCAGGGCATATAAAAAAAGAATTAGACAAGATTATTAAGTATGACTATATTTTTGAAGAGCCTGTCAGAAGTGTAAAGCCTGATAAATATAGAAACAAGATGGAATTTAGCTTTGGAAATGCTATAAAAGGAGGGCCTATAATTTTAGGGCTTCATAAGCAGAACAGTTTTCACGATATTGTAGAAGTTGATGGGTTAAAATTAATGGATGATAATTTTAATAAAATTTATGTTTTTTGTAATGAATTTTGTAAAAAGACAGGTTTTGATTTTTATCACAGGTTAGATCATATAGGTTTTTTTAGAAATCTTGTAATTAGAAAGGCAGAATTTACAAAACAGATTTTGGTAAATATTGTAACAACGACTCAAATTAGTGAGATAGAAAAGAAAAAATTTCAAAAAGAGTTTAAGGAAGGATTGTTAGCCTTAAATTTAGATGATGATTTTAAAATTACTGGAATTTTACACACATTTAATGATAATTTTTCGGATATGGTTATTTCCGAAAGTGAAACGATTTTGTATGGAAAACGTGATTTGACAGAGAAGATTTTTGGATTAAAATTTAAAATCAGCCCATACAGTTTTTTTCAGACAAATTCCCAGACAGTCGAAAAATTATACGGAAAAGTCTTAACATATCTTGAAGAAATTGAAAATATTAAAATTGATGAAGCAACAGTTTTTGATTTATTCAGTGGTACTGGTACAATCGGGCAAATTGTTTCAAAAAAGGCAAAGCAGGTTTATGGAATCGAATTAGTGCCAGAAGCCGTAGAAAAGGCTAATGAAAATACAAAATTAAATAATATCCAGAATGCACATTTTATCGCAGGAGATGTTTTTGTAAAATTGGATGAATTTGATAATGATGGAATCAAGCCAGATATTTTAATTTTGGATCCGCCACGTGCTGGTGTAGGTGAAAAAACTATCACAAAGCTGGTAAAATACAATACTAAAAATATAATTTATGTGTCTTGTAATCCAAAAACTTTGATGACAAATCTGATAAAGTTTGGGGAATTTGGATACAGGCTGGTTAGGTGTTCGGTGGTGGATATGTTCCCGGTTACACCGCATTTAGAGGTTGTTTGCTTGCTGGAAAAAGTAGAACAGCAATGA